A section of the Phaseolus vulgaris cultivar G19833 chromosome 8, P. vulgaris v2.0, whole genome shotgun sequence genome encodes:
- the LOC137826744 gene encoding flavonoid 4'-O-methyltransferase-like: MASNDGSKASEIFQGQVHLYKHLFAHTIDAMSLKWMIELGIPDIIHNHGQPITLPKLVSILQVSPTKVRGVQSLIHYLTHTGFFERVSILENMEEKEAYALTAASQLLVKDNNLCLVPMVEGFVDPCLAGVWSHLKKWTYEDDLTLFDVSVGSNMWEFLDKNPASNRLFNEIFAADSKMMNMALRGCNWVFEGVESIVDVGGGTGITAKTICEAFPNMKCIVLDRPSVVENLSGTNNLTYVGGDMLKSIPKADAILLKLVLHNWNDKDCRKILENCKEAISDKGSRGKVIVVDVVMNASEDEEELTGLKLLIDVRMRCFINGKERKEEEWKKLFVEAGFQSYKISPFTGYLSLIQIYP; the protein is encoded by the exons ATGGCTTCAAATGATGGCAGCAAAGCAAGTGAAATCTTTCAAGGTCAAGTTCACTTGTACAAACACTTGTTTGCTCATACAATAGATGCTATGAGTCTTAAATGGATGATTGAGCTTGGCATACCAGACATAATCCACAACCATGGTCAACCCATTACACTTCCAAAGTTGGTGTCCATTTTACAAGTTTCACCAACTAAAGTTAGAGGTGTGCAGAGTCTCATACACTACCTAACACACACTGGATTCTTTGAGAGAGTTAGTATCCTTGAGAATATGGAGGAAAAGGAAGCATATGCTCTAACTGCTGCATCACAGCTTCTTGTCAAAGACAATAACCTTTGTCTAGTACCAATGGTAGAGGGTTTTGTTGACCCATGTTTAGCTGGTGTATGGTCTCACCTCAAGAAGTGGACTTATGAGGATGATCTCACACTATTTGATGTCTCAGTAGGATCAAATATGTGGGAATTTCTTGATAAAAACCCTGCATCTAATAGACTATTCAATGAGATATTTGCTGCTGATTCTAAGATGATGAACATGGCATTGAGAGGTTGCAATTGGGTGTTTGAGGGAGTGGAGTCCATTGTGGATGTTGGTGGTGGAACTGGAATCACAGCCAAGACAATATGTGAGGCATTTCCTAACATGAAATGCATTGTGTTGGATCGTCCAAGTGTTGTAGAAAACTTGTCAGGAACCAACAATTTGACATATGTTGGTGGAGACATGTTGAAATCTATTCCAAAGGCTGATGCAATTCTACTTAAG TTGGTTTTACATAATTGGAATGACAAGGATTGTAGGAAGATATTAGAAAATTGTAAAGAAGCTATTTCTGATAAAGGTAGTAGGGGAAAAGTAATTGTGGTAGATGTTGTGATGAATGcaagtgaagatgaagaagaactTACTGGACTAAAACTTCTCATCGATGTAAGGATGAGATGTTTCATTAatggaaaagagagaaaagaagaagagTGGAAGAAACTGTTTGTGGAAGCAGGATTCCAAAGCTATAAAATATCTCCATTCACAGGATATCTCTCTCTTATTCAGATATATCCTTGA